Proteins encoded in a region of the Burkholderiales bacterium genome:
- a CDS encoding pyridoxamine 5'-phosphate oxidase family protein, producing MQGSQNSGEDFARLRELIEDIRIAMMTTQDADGTLRSRPIQTLRCADDGMLWFFTSASSPKVAEAQAGGWQVNLSYANPGKQDYVSISGRASLSRDRALMEALWNNWVEVFFPKGLDDPDLALLRVDIEKAEYWDSPGTAVGRAYAIAKARLTGDKDAIGDNVKIDT from the coding sequence ATGCAAGGTAGCCAGAATTCCGGCGAGGACTTCGCCCGCCTGCGCGAGCTGATCGAGGACATCCGCATCGCGATGATGACCACGCAGGACGCCGACGGCACGCTGCGCAGCCGTCCGATCCAGACCCTGCGTTGCGCCGACGACGGCATGCTGTGGTTCTTCACCTCCGCCTCGTCGCCGAAGGTCGCCGAAGCGCAGGCCGGCGGGTGGCAGGTGAACCTGAGCTACGCCAATCCCGGCAAGCAGGACTACGTTTCGATCTCGGGTCGGGCGTCGCTGTCCCGCGACAGAGCGCTCATGGAAGCGCTGTGGAACAACTGGGTCGAGGTGTTCTTCCCCAAAGGGCTCGACGACCCGGACCTCGCGCTGCTGCGCGTCGACATCGAGAAAGCCGAGTACTGGGATTCGCCGGGGACCGCCGTGGGTCGCGCGTACGCGATCGCCAAGGCGCGCCTGACCGGCGACAAGGACGCCATCGGCGACAACGTGAAGATCGATACCTGA
- a CDS encoding tripartite tricarboxylate transporter substrate binding protein, which produces MTHKIKLIAASFAAAFSATAGAASDAAPNYPTKPVRFIVPFAPGAGTDMTARTIAQKLGDKFGQQFVVDNRTGAGGAIGVDTVAKAVPDGYTIGLISASNSVGAATNPGLPYNMERDLQGISQATSLFYVMYTHPSVPVKSVKDLIAYAKANPGKLNFGSSGNYTLQHFSGELFNHMAGVKITHVPYKGTAAVIPAMLAGEVQLGFGSLIGTRSMMDQGKLRGIAITAGKRSPSIDLPTIAESGLKGYEVDQWYGVIASSKVPQPIIRKLYQGIAEALKQPEVAQRLAHDGSTPVATTPEQFNAHIKSEIAKWKRLVKEAKLPLQNS; this is translated from the coding sequence ATGACACACAAAATCAAGCTCATCGCGGCGAGCTTTGCCGCCGCGTTCTCAGCAACCGCCGGCGCCGCCAGCGACGCCGCCCCCAACTATCCCACCAAGCCCGTCCGCTTCATCGTTCCCTTCGCCCCCGGCGCAGGCACCGACATGACCGCGCGCACCATCGCGCAGAAGCTCGGCGACAAGTTCGGCCAGCAGTTCGTCGTCGACAACCGCACCGGCGCGGGCGGCGCGATCGGCGTCGACACCGTCGCCAAGGCGGTGCCGGACGGCTACACGATCGGTCTCATCTCCGCGTCCAATTCGGTCGGCGCCGCGACCAATCCGGGCCTGCCGTACAACATGGAGCGCGATCTGCAGGGCATCTCGCAGGCCACGTCGCTGTTCTACGTGATGTACACGCACCCGTCGGTGCCGGTGAAGAGCGTCAAGGACCTGATCGCGTACGCCAAGGCGAACCCGGGCAAGCTCAACTTCGGCTCGTCGGGCAACTACACGCTCCAGCATTTCTCGGGCGAGCTCTTCAACCACATGGCCGGCGTGAAGATCACGCACGTGCCGTACAAAGGCACCGCCGCGGTCATCCCCGCGATGCTCGCCGGCGAAGTGCAGCTCGGCTTCGGCTCGCTCATCGGCACGCGCTCGATGATGGACCAGGGCAAATTGCGCGGCATCGCGATCACCGCGGGCAAACGCTCGCCTTCGATCGACCTGCCGACGATCGCCGAATCGGGCCTCAAGGGCTACGAGGTCGACCAGTGGTACGGCGTGATCGCTTCGTCCAAGGTTCCGCAGCCCATCATCCGCAAGCTCTACCAGGGCATCGCCGAAGCGCTCAAGCAGCCCGAGGTCGCGCAGCGTCTCGCGCACGACGGCTCGACGCCCGTGGCCACCACGCCCGAGCAGTTCAACGCGCACATCAAGAGCGAGATCGCGAAGTGGAAGCGGCTCGTGAAGGAAGCGAAGCTGCCGCTGCAGAACAGCTGA
- a CDS encoding tripartite tricarboxylate transporter substrate binding protein, producing the protein MRKTVGALTCALLALPIAAPAQQQRPVRVLVASAPAGPSDVQARLLVPKMSETLSQTLIVDNRPSSNGVVASELCAQAAADGYTICVGNSGTHAVNATLYKQLPYDVIRDFAPISESATTGMVVAANAKALPGSGLQDLAAYAKKNPGRINIAIAGATGQLAGDALWARLGVEMNNVHYKGSAPSELSVVAGESHISLLTPLASMTHINAGRMKAYGITSAQRHPLLPNVPTVAEQGVPGYDFQYWNGFFAPKKVPERVLRRLHQAVLSALQTPEVRERFAQLGLVTVGNTPEEFSRVVKTDVEKFRKVILESGIPRL; encoded by the coding sequence ATGAGAAAAACTGTCGGCGCGCTCACCTGCGCGCTGCTGGCGCTGCCGATCGCAGCGCCGGCGCAACAGCAGAGACCCGTACGAGTGCTCGTCGCGTCCGCGCCGGCAGGGCCGTCGGACGTGCAGGCGCGCCTGCTCGTGCCGAAGATGAGCGAGACGCTGTCCCAGACGCTCATCGTCGACAACCGTCCGAGCAGCAACGGCGTTGTCGCGAGCGAGCTCTGCGCTCAAGCCGCGGCCGACGGCTATACGATCTGTGTCGGCAACAGCGGCACTCACGCGGTCAACGCCACGCTCTACAAGCAGCTTCCCTACGACGTCATCCGCGACTTCGCGCCGATCAGCGAATCCGCGACGACCGGCATGGTCGTAGCCGCCAATGCGAAGGCGCTTCCCGGCAGCGGCTTGCAGGACCTCGCCGCCTACGCGAAGAAGAACCCGGGCAGGATCAATATCGCGATCGCCGGCGCGACCGGCCAGCTCGCGGGCGACGCGCTGTGGGCGCGCCTCGGCGTCGAGATGAACAACGTGCACTACAAAGGCAGCGCGCCGTCCGAGCTGTCGGTCGTCGCGGGCGAGTCGCACATCTCGCTGCTGACGCCGCTCGCATCGATGACCCACATCAACGCGGGCCGCATGAAGGCTTACGGCATCACGAGCGCGCAGCGCCATCCGCTGCTGCCCAATGTTCCCACCGTCGCCGAGCAGGGCGTGCCCGGCTATGATTTCCAGTACTGGAACGGTTTCTTCGCGCCGAAGAAGGTTCCGGAGCGCGTGTTGAGGCGTCTGCACCAGGCGGTGCTGTCCGCGCTCCAGACGCCCGAAGTCAGGGAGCGTTTCGCACAGCTCGGCCTCGTCACCGTGGGCAACACGCCCGAGGAATTCTCGCGAGTCGTCAAGACCGATGTAGAGAAGTTCAGGAAGGTCATACTGGAGTCGGGAATACCGAGGCTCTG
- the prpD gene encoding 2-methylcitrate dehydratase produces the protein MNAPDRPLADIARYVHSHEVAEDSIAAARLCLADALACALEALDQPDCTRLLGPLVPGTVVPNGSRVPGTSYVLEPDKAAFDLAATIRWLDYNDATSGALTTHPSDTVGAILTLADHLSRSRRPASTMRDVFDAMVRAYEIQGTLGLLNDFRKHGIDQPLLARVATAAVCTRLLGGSERQILNATSNAFIETTLSVVRNAPNIGTRKNWATAAAIADSVRMAYLAMKGEDGYPWVLSAPELGFHAARFGGEELQLPALGDDVIRRVMFKLVPAGMHGQTAAECAFRLHPQVDGRLDAIERITLRCHRTLMRIMDKRGELRNAADRDHCVQYIVAVGLIFGAIGPNDFSDAFAADPRIDALRAKMELAEDERYTRDFSDPAKRSSANSVEVQFRDGTSSGRIEVEYPAGHPRRRAEALPLLEAKLDAALARRYTPARCEQIAAVFADPEKLDRTAVHQFVDLLAP, from the coding sequence ATGAACGCACCGGACCGCCCTCTCGCCGACATCGCGCGCTACGTTCACAGCCACGAAGTCGCAGAAGATTCGATCGCCGCAGCGCGCCTGTGTCTCGCCGACGCGCTCGCGTGCGCGCTCGAAGCGCTCGACCAGCCGGACTGCACCAGGCTCCTCGGTCCTCTCGTGCCCGGCACCGTCGTGCCGAACGGCTCGCGCGTGCCGGGCACCTCGTACGTGCTCGAGCCCGACAAGGCCGCTTTCGATCTGGCGGCCACGATCCGCTGGCTCGATTACAACGATGCGACTTCGGGCGCGCTGACGACCCATCCCTCCGATACCGTCGGCGCCATTCTCACGCTCGCAGACCACCTGTCACGCTCGCGTCGGCCGGCCTCGACGATGCGCGATGTCTTCGATGCGATGGTGCGTGCGTACGAGATCCAGGGCACGCTCGGCCTCCTCAACGATTTCCGCAAGCACGGCATCGATCAGCCGCTGCTCGCGCGCGTGGCGACCGCGGCGGTGTGCACGCGCCTGCTCGGCGGCAGCGAGCGCCAGATCCTCAACGCGACGTCCAACGCGTTCATCGAGACCACGCTGTCGGTCGTGCGCAACGCGCCCAACATCGGCACGCGCAAGAACTGGGCGACCGCGGCGGCGATCGCGGACTCGGTGCGCATGGCGTACCTCGCGATGAAGGGCGAGGACGGCTATCCGTGGGTGCTCTCCGCGCCCGAGCTCGGCTTTCATGCCGCGCGCTTCGGCGGCGAAGAACTTCAGTTGCCGGCGCTCGGCGACGACGTGATACGCCGCGTGATGTTCAAGCTCGTGCCGGCCGGCATGCACGGGCAGACCGCGGCGGAGTGCGCGTTCCGGCTGCACCCGCAGGTGGACGGCCGGCTCGACGCCATCGAGCGCATCACGCTGCGCTGCCATCGCACGCTGATGCGCATCATGGACAAGCGCGGCGAGCTGCGTAACGCCGCCGACCGCGATCACTGCGTGCAGTACATCGTCGCGGTCGGGCTCATCTTTGGTGCGATCGGTCCGAACGATTTCTCGGACGCGTTCGCCGCCGATCCGCGCATCGACGCGCTGCGCGCGAAGATGGAGCTCGCAGAGGACGAACGCTACACGCGCGACTTCTCCGATCCCGCCAAGCGCTCGAGCGCGAACTCGGTCGAAGTGCAATTCCGCGACGGCACGAGCAGCGGCCGGATCGAGGTCGAGTATCCCGCAGGGCATCCGCGGCGGCGCGCCGAAGCGCTGCCGCTGCTCGAAGCGAAGCTCGACGCGGCGCTCGCGCGGCGTTACACGCCGGCGCGTTGCGAGCAGATCGCGGCAGTCTTCGCCGATCCCGAAAAGCTCGATCGGACGGCGGTGCACCAATTCGTCGATCTCCTTGCGCCGTGA